From Nicotiana tabacum cultivar K326 chromosome 20, ASM71507v2, whole genome shotgun sequence, one genomic window encodes:
- the LOC107794348 gene encoding photosynthetic NDH subunit of subcomplex B 4, chloroplastic: protein MAEAVMRFTVIKPNVQCHATKLVLHPFTKSLRHCSSSAFGNGRHQIQSGKSKRNCGLRVKALPDWPLMAVLVEHMEGQRDLITHKSVWHLSDEAMKNVYTFYIMFTVWGCCFFGSTKDPYYDSEQYRGDGGDGTGHWVYEKQEDIEEEARAKLWREELIEEIEQKVGGLRELEEAGKKEELVK from the exons ATGGCTGAAGCTGTAATGAGGTTCACCGTCATCAAACCCAATGTTCAATGTCACGCTACTAAATTGGTCTTGCACCCTTTCACAAAATCA CTTAGGCACTGCTCAAGCTCAGCCTTCGGCAATGGCAGGCACCAG ATTCAAAGTGGAAAGAgcaaaagaaattgtggtttaagAGTGAAGGCTCTCCCGGATTGGCCATTAATGGCAGTATTAGTTGAGCATATGGAAGGTCAAAGAGACCTCATAACTCACAAATCTGTTTGGCACCTTAGTGATGAAGCTATGAAGAATGTTT ATACATTTTACATCATGTTCACTGTTTGGGGATGCTGTTTCTTCGGTTCTACCAAA GATCCTTACTATGATTCAGAACAGTACAGAGGAGATGGAGGTGATGGTACTGGACATTGGGTCTATGAGAAG CAAGAAGACATTGAAGAAGAAGCAAGAGCAAAGCTATGGCGCGAGGAACTGATAGAGGAGATTGAACAAAAGGTTGGGGGGCTTCGAGAACTTGAAGAAGCTGGGAAGAAGGAAGAGCTGGTCAAATGA